In Calothrix sp. PCC 7507, one DNA window encodes the following:
- a CDS encoding calcium-binding protein: protein MNNINVNFNLTDYAELGDIKKAVSSSEAELNKLDINASASIDYLNIFFASLSSANTVANNKYISVITLLGDLQNILGVTTAKEIQDLSTVFSPINTSDVTQGLNNLENVLKEYSSKIGKPIELPTLADYYAILVSGSARRDAQDLQSRVKNAQNKIGNSLTLVDNSLSAIKAYSANLDKASRLLESTTKKVFEFLAIPGINLFLKDFAVLLVAFQGELNSLKQEVSETTTQLDKTRSNIIQTQQNLTDLNNSLDSALGLPTVSSDWITYDNLPEDARFKLTFEGRIFTHPYAEIEGPFEVGKLWIKNNISFVGTNVIANPILSFSVQRNIDDPIFGPQSTDGTAKVFSTYLATTNTNNPQQSADYFTIPKLGIKINIYEEATYGPLKVIGSYNSPLEIVAIVPEKGATGGFITSIDGSINNNSPIAIDDFFSTDEHFVLSENILTSDADIELDLMTVTAVNGNAANVGTEITLDSGALLTLNSDGTFDYDPNGQFESLSKGTSATDSFDYTVSDSYGATDIASVTVTINGAEIPDGAIVGTRDAETIFGNASNDIIYALGGNDQIFASEGNNTIFGGTGDDLIYGGSQADTIYGEKGNDTIFANEGVNTVFGGAGDDLIYTGSGNDFISGGVGNDTIWLGGGRDIVVLAKGDGIDTVNNFQVGQTMIGLSGGLTYDDLTIIQGNGSALINTGDKLLASLSWVQASNIKFDSFFTI, encoded by the coding sequence ATGAATAATATAAATGTAAATTTTAACCTTACAGATTACGCGGAATTAGGAGATATCAAAAAAGCTGTTAGTTCAAGTGAAGCAGAACTGAATAAATTAGATATAAATGCATCTGCCTCTATAGACTATTTGAATATTTTCTTTGCTTCATTGAGTAGTGCTAATACAGTAGCAAATAATAAATACATTAGTGTAATCACTCTTTTAGGTGATTTACAGAATATACTAGGTGTTACTACAGCCAAAGAAATTCAAGACTTATCAACTGTTTTTTCACCGATTAACACTAGTGATGTTACACAGGGCTTAAACAATCTTGAAAATGTCTTAAAAGAATATAGCTCAAAAATAGGTAAGCCAATTGAATTACCGACTTTAGCAGACTACTACGCTATTCTTGTCAGTGGTAGTGCTAGACGAGACGCTCAAGATTTGCAATCTAGAGTAAAAAATGCTCAGAATAAAATAGGTAATTCATTAACTTTAGTAGATAATAGCCTCTCTGCTATCAAAGCATATTCTGCTAACTTAGATAAAGCAAGCCGACTTTTAGAATCTACTACTAAGAAAGTCTTTGAATTTTTAGCAATACCCGGAATTAATCTATTTTTAAAAGATTTTGCAGTGCTTTTAGTTGCTTTCCAAGGAGAACTAAACTCACTGAAACAAGAAGTTAGCGAAACTACGACACAGCTTGATAAAACAAGATCCAATATTATTCAAACGCAACAAAATCTCACGGATTTAAATAATAGTTTAGATTCTGCTTTAGGATTACCAACAGTTTCTTCTGATTGGATAACTTATGATAATTTGCCTGAAGATGCTAGATTTAAATTGACTTTTGAAGGAAGAATATTCACACATCCTTATGCTGAAATAGAAGGTCCTTTTGAAGTTGGAAAATTGTGGATTAAAAACAACATTAGTTTTGTTGGGACTAATGTCATTGCTAACCCAATTTTGAGCTTTAGTGTTCAACGTAATATTGACGATCCTATATTTGGTCCCCAATCGACCGATGGTACAGCTAAAGTTTTCTCCACCTATTTAGCAACAACAAATACGAATAATCCTCAGCAGTCAGCAGATTATTTTACAATTCCAAAACTTGGGATAAAGATTAATATTTATGAAGAAGCAACCTATGGACCACTAAAAGTCATAGGTAGTTATAATTCTCCTTTAGAAATTGTGGCTATCGTACCAGAAAAGGGGGCGACAGGTGGTTTCATCACATCAATTGATGGGTCGATTAACAACAATTCTCCCATCGCAATTGATGATTTCTTTAGTACTGATGAACATTTTGTTCTCAGCGAGAATATCCTCACCAGCGACGCCGATATTGAACTCGATTTGATGACTGTGACGGCAGTGAACGGCAATGCTGCTAATGTAGGTACTGAGATTACCTTAGATTCTGGTGCGTTGCTAACTCTCAATAGTGACGGTACATTCGATTATGACCCCAACGGTCAATTTGAATCCCTTTCAAAAGGAACATCTGCTACAGATAGCTTCGATTACACAGTTTCTGATAGTTATGGCGCTACAGATATCGCTTCTGTAACTGTCACTATTAATGGAGCGGAAATTCCAGATGGTGCGATCGTGGGAACACGTGATGCTGAAACCATTTTTGGTAATGCCAGCAATGATATTATCTATGCTCTGGGTGGTAACGACCAAATTTTTGCTAGCGAGGGCAACAACACTATTTTTGGTGGGACTGGCGATGATCTCATCTACGGTGGCTCTCAGGCTGATACTATTTATGGTGAAAAAGGCAACGATACTATTTTTGCTAACGAAGGTGTAAACACTGTCTTTGGCGGTGCTGGCGATGACCTGATTTATACAGGTTCAGGTAATGATTTTATCAGTGGTGGCGTTGGTAACGATACCATCTGGTTAGGTGGTGGTAGAGATATAGTCGTTCTGGCAAAAGGTGATGGAATTGATACTGTCAACAACTTCCAAGTAGGACAAACAATGATTGGCTTATCAGGTGGTTTGACTTATGATGATTTGACAATCATTCAAGGTAATGGCAGTGCCTTAATTAACACAGGTGATAAACTTTTAGCCTCTCTAAGCTGGGTACAAGCTAGTAACATCAAATTTGATAGTTTTTTCACCATTTAA
- a CDS encoding aldehyde dehydrogenase, which translates to MVSELTISAVDIIRKQREFFQTGKTKDVYFRIGQLKILKQAIIEHEQAITQTLKADLNKPEFETYAAEILVTKEIDYAIKHIQTWTKPQKAPVPLNFFPYSAKIYPEPLGVVLIIGAWNYPFQLTISPLVGAIAAGNCAIIKPSELAPHTSNLLAEIIPKYFDSRYIAVVEGGVETSQKLLAEKFDHIFFTGSTTVGKIVMTAAAKNLTPVTLELGGKSPCIVDTEINLEHTVKRIVWGKFINAGQSCIAPDYLLVDKKIKNNLVDILRKTLKEFYGDNPANSPDYARIINHKHFGRLVHFLKDGEIIIGGKTNSEELYIAPTIINNVSWTDPIMQEEIFGPILPIIEYSDITEAIALINSRPKPLALYLFSQNKNLQKRVLQETTSGGVCLNDTMIQFSVSSLPFGGVGDSGIGSYHGKASFDTFSHYKSVLQNSFLLDLNWRYAPYKGKLSLLKRLLG; encoded by the coding sequence ATGGTTAGTGAATTAACAATTTCCGCTGTGGATATTATTCGTAAACAACGTGAATTTTTTCAAACTGGAAAAACGAAAGATGTTTATTTCCGGATTGGGCAACTTAAAATCTTAAAGCAGGCAATTATTGAGCATGAACAAGCGATTACCCAAACATTAAAAGCAGATTTAAATAAGCCTGAATTTGAGACTTACGCCGCAGAAATTTTAGTCACCAAAGAAATTGATTATGCCATCAAGCATATTCAAACTTGGACAAAACCCCAAAAAGCCCCAGTACCACTGAACTTTTTTCCTTATTCAGCAAAGATTTACCCAGAACCACTGGGAGTTGTTTTGATTATTGGTGCTTGGAACTATCCCTTTCAATTAACTATCTCACCATTAGTAGGTGCGATCGCTGCTGGCAATTGTGCAATTATTAAGCCTTCCGAACTTGCTCCTCATACCTCTAATCTCTTAGCTGAGATAATTCCTAAATATTTCGACTCAAGATATATTGCAGTCGTCGAAGGAGGTGTAGAAACTAGTCAAAAATTACTGGCGGAGAAATTTGATCATATCTTTTTCACTGGTAGCACGACTGTAGGCAAAATTGTCATGACAGCAGCGGCTAAAAATCTCACGCCAGTGACTTTAGAATTAGGTGGAAAAAGTCCTTGTATTGTAGATACAGAAATTAATCTAGAACATACTGTTAAAAGAATTGTGTGGGGCAAGTTTATTAATGCCGGGCAAAGTTGTATTGCTCCTGATTATCTTTTAGTTGATAAAAAAATCAAAAATAATCTGGTAGATATTCTCAGAAAAACCCTCAAAGAATTTTACGGCGATAATCCTGCTAACAGTCCTGATTATGCCCGGATTATCAATCACAAACATTTTGGGAGATTGGTTCATTTTCTCAAAGATGGTGAAATTATTATTGGTGGGAAAACTAATTCAGAAGAACTTTATATAGCTCCCACAATAATTAATAATGTCTCCTGGACAGATCCAATCATGCAGGAAGAGATTTTTGGGCCGATTTTGCCAATAATTGAGTATTCCGATATTACAGAAGCGATCGCCTTAATTAATTCTCGACCAAAACCTTTAGCTTTATACTTATTTTCTCAAAACAAAAACCTGCAAAAGCGAGTATTGCAGGAAACAACATCCGGTGGAGTCTGTCTTAACGACACAATGATACAGTTTAGTGTTTCATCTTTACCATTTGGTGGTGTGGGTGATAGCGGTATCGGTAGCTATCACGGTAAAGCCAGTTTTGACACCTTTTCCCATTACAAAAGTGTCTTGCAAAACTCATTTTTGCTGGATTTAAATTGGCGATATGCTCCCTATAAAGGCAAACTATCTTTATTGAAGCGACTTCTTGGGTAA
- a CDS encoding FTR1 family protein: MNWSTALPTFFITLREGVEAALVVGIVFACLQQAEQKKLHRWVYLGVLSATLASFVVGLLLNLGIQGLQTSDLLYAPVFKQLFEVGLGVIAIAMLSWMLIWMTRQARFLKAEITDSVKSALGEDNRAAWGIFSLIFIAVFREGLETALFIVAKFQEGWTPVLGAIGGLGVAVVIGMLLFKWSIRINLSQFFQVMGVFLLLIVSGLVISMFRHLDAAAIAFSHISSSTIICGVEKTSCILGPQIWDLSTSLPDRQFPGILLKTIFGYTQKLYLVQAVGYLMFWAIVGSLYFRSLSQPAQLKPANKLN; the protein is encoded by the coding sequence ATGAATTGGAGTACTGCATTACCAACCTTCTTTATTACTTTACGAGAAGGTGTAGAAGCTGCTTTAGTTGTCGGTATTGTTTTTGCTTGTCTACAACAAGCGGAACAAAAAAAATTGCATCGCTGGGTATATTTAGGTGTTCTCAGCGCTACTTTAGCTAGTTTTGTTGTTGGTTTACTACTAAATCTAGGAATCCAAGGATTACAGACATCTGATTTGTTGTATGCGCCTGTCTTCAAGCAATTGTTTGAGGTGGGATTAGGCGTAATCGCGATCGCTATGCTCAGTTGGATGCTGATTTGGATGACGCGACAAGCACGATTTCTCAAAGCGGAAATCACCGACTCAGTAAAAAGTGCTTTGGGTGAAGATAATCGCGCCGCTTGGGGAATTTTTAGCTTAATCTTTATTGCTGTATTTCGGGAAGGCTTGGAGACGGCTTTGTTTATCGTCGCTAAGTTTCAAGAAGGCTGGACACCAGTACTCGGAGCGATAGGAGGACTAGGCGTAGCGGTTGTAATTGGTATGCTGCTATTTAAATGGAGCATCCGCATCAATTTGAGCCAATTTTTCCAGGTGATGGGTGTGTTCCTGCTGCTGATTGTCTCTGGATTGGTAATTTCCATGTTCCGCCATCTTGACGCGGCGGCGATCGCTTTTAGCCACATCTCCTCATCTACTATTATTTGTGGAGTAGAAAAGACTTCCTGTATTTTAGGTCCCCAAATTTGGGATCTTTCAACTAGTTTACCTGACCGACAGTTTCCGGGGATTTTGCTGAAAACTATCTTTGGCTATACCCAAAAGCTCTATTTAGTACAGGCTGTAGGATATCTCATGTTTTGGGCGATCGTCGGTAGCCTTTACTTCCGTAGTCTGAGCCAACCTGCACAACTAAAACCAGCCAACAAACTCAATTAA
- a CDS encoding anion transporter, with amino-acid sequence MIFRQFAIYGVLGLTYLGLALGYIPGLRMNRTTIALVGSGFLIALGALNLQEAWQAIDANTIIFLLSMMVVNANLAYAGFFRQAISVLLSLTRSPLGLLIALTFASGVLSALFLNDTIALIFTPLTLSLTQALGLNPIPYLLAVAGATNIGSVATLSGNPQNILIGSFSGISYLDFLRALTPVAIIGLVIQIGLLWLLYPDVRSTKASQILPNSKQRIFKPLFNKTLVITIGLLIAFAIGLPLAESTLVAASLLLITRRVKPQRILNKVDWNLLVMFSGLFILTRVTQKLNLIQPFTHFVNSAASLFGVTVVLSNLISNVPAVLLLQPLISQSDTQSWLLLAAGSTLAGNLTLFGSVANLIVLEAANDLGYKLTFWEHLRFGVPLTLCTLLLVYLWVH; translated from the coding sequence GTGATATTCCGCCAATTTGCCATCTATGGCGTGCTAGGGCTAACTTATCTAGGTTTGGCCTTGGGCTATATTCCTGGTTTACGCATGAACCGCACCACTATTGCCCTAGTGGGGTCTGGCTTTTTAATTGCTCTGGGTGCTTTAAATTTACAGGAAGCATGGCAAGCGATCGATGCCAATACCATCATATTTCTTTTGAGCATGATGGTAGTTAACGCTAATCTAGCCTATGCCGGGTTTTTTCGACAGGCGATATCGGTGCTGTTGAGTTTAACTCGCAGTCCTCTAGGCTTGTTAATTGCCTTAACATTTGCTAGTGGCGTACTCTCAGCTTTATTTCTCAACGACACCATCGCGCTGATTTTTACACCACTGACTTTGAGCCTGACTCAAGCTTTAGGCTTAAATCCCATACCTTATCTACTAGCAGTTGCAGGTGCAACTAATATAGGTTCTGTTGCCACATTAAGCGGTAATCCCCAAAATATTCTGATTGGCTCCTTTTCCGGTATCAGTTATCTAGATTTTTTACGCGCCTTAACTCCAGTTGCCATCATCGGCTTAGTAATTCAGATAGGATTACTTTGGCTACTTTACCCTGATGTGCGCTCAACCAAAGCTAGCCAGATATTACCTAATAGCAAGCAACGCATTTTCAAACCGTTATTTAATAAAACCCTAGTCATCACCATCGGGTTACTCATTGCCTTTGCTATCGGCTTGCCTCTAGCAGAGTCTACCTTAGTAGCTGCCAGTTTGTTGCTCATTACTCGCCGGGTAAAACCACAGCGCATTTTGAACAAGGTAGATTGGAATCTACTGGTAATGTTTTCAGGACTATTTATCCTCACAAGAGTCACACAAAAGTTAAATTTAATACAGCCATTTACCCATTTTGTCAATTCTGCTGCGAGTTTATTTGGTGTAACTGTAGTTCTATCTAACCTAATTTCTAATGTTCCGGCTGTATTGCTACTGCAACCACTAATTTCTCAGAGTGATACCCAATCTTGGCTCTTACTAGCAGCAGGCTCAACTCTTGCAGGTAATCTGACTTTATTTGGTTCAGTCGCTAACTTGATAGTTTTAGAAGCCGCTAATGATTTAGGCTACAAACTCACTTTCTGGGAGCATCTCCGCTTTGGAGTGCCATTGACACTATGTACTCTACTTCTAGTTTACCTCTGGGTTCACTGA
- a CDS encoding ribonuclease J, protein MAKNEANSALKIIPLGGLHEIGKNTCVFEYEDEIILLDAGLAFPTEAMHGVNIVLPDTTYLRENREKIKGMIVTHGHEDHIGGIAFHLKQFEIPVIYGPRLALAMLEGKLEEAGVRDRTELRTVQPRDMVRIGKNFLVEYIRNTHSIADSFTVAIHTPLGVVIHTGDFKIDHTPVDGEKFDFQRLAEHGEKGVLCLLSDSTNSEIPGFTPSERSVYPNLERVFSQATGRLFVTTFASSVHRINMILDIAKKQNRVVTVVGRSMLNLIAHARNLGYIKCDDNLLQPLHSVRNLPDERVLILTTGSQGETMSAMTRIANKEHPHIRIRQGDTVVFSANPIPGNTIAVVNTIDKLMIQGAKVVYGRDKGIHVSGHGCQEDQKLMIALTRPKFFVPFHGEHRMLVKHAETARSTGIPAENMVILQNGDVIELTEDSIRVAGKVPSGIELVDTTSSGMVSAKVLQERQRMASEGIVTIAAAIDWNGKLLAKPEIHLRGVVTSVERSLVQKWVQQRIEEILGVRWSEFAQPTENEQLEVDWGGLQGTLERELQRSIRRELQCQPTVTLLMQIPDEPPVKVADGRRRRTRTAAQVAS, encoded by the coding sequence ATGGCTAAAAACGAAGCTAACTCCGCCCTAAAAATCATTCCTTTGGGCGGCTTGCATGAAATTGGTAAAAATACCTGCGTTTTCGAGTATGAAGACGAAATTATCCTGTTAGATGCAGGATTAGCCTTTCCTACAGAGGCAATGCATGGTGTAAATATTGTCCTACCAGACACAACATATCTACGGGAAAACCGAGAAAAAATTAAAGGGATGATCGTTACCCACGGTCATGAAGACCATATAGGCGGGATTGCTTTTCACCTGAAGCAATTTGAAATTCCTGTAATTTATGGGCCAAGACTAGCGTTAGCCATGCTAGAGGGTAAATTAGAAGAAGCGGGAGTACGCGATCGCACGGAATTAAGAACAGTCCAACCACGGGACATGGTGCGGATTGGCAAGAACTTTTTAGTAGAATACATTCGCAACACTCACTCCATCGCCGATAGCTTCACCGTTGCCATCCATACGCCTTTAGGTGTAGTTATCCACACAGGAGATTTTAAAATTGACCATACTCCAGTGGATGGTGAGAAATTCGACTTCCAACGGCTAGCAGAACATGGTGAGAAAGGCGTGTTGTGCCTATTGAGTGACTCCACTAACTCAGAAATACCAGGATTTACACCTTCAGAACGTTCAGTTTATCCCAATCTGGAACGGGTCTTCTCTCAAGCTACTGGGCGACTATTTGTCACCACCTTCGCCTCTAGTGTCCATCGCATCAACATGATTTTGGATATAGCGAAGAAGCAAAACCGTGTAGTCACGGTTGTGGGGCGTTCGATGCTAAATTTGATTGCCCATGCGCGTAATCTTGGTTACATCAAATGTGACGATAATCTACTACAGCCGTTGCACAGTGTCCGCAATCTGCCAGATGAAAGAGTATTGATTCTTACTACTGGTTCTCAGGGTGAAACAATGTCAGCAATGACCCGCATTGCCAACAAAGAACATCCCCACATCAGAATTCGCCAAGGAGATACAGTAGTATTCTCCGCCAACCCCATTCCCGGAAACACGATCGCCGTTGTCAATACCATCGATAAATTGATGATTCAGGGTGCGAAAGTAGTCTATGGAAGGGATAAAGGAATTCACGTTTCTGGTCACGGCTGTCAAGAAGACCAAAAACTGATGATTGCTTTAACTCGACCCAAGTTCTTTGTGCCATTCCACGGTGAACATCGAATGCTGGTGAAGCACGCAGAAACGGCCCGAAGTACAGGCATCCCAGCAGAAAATATGGTAATTCTACAGAATGGGGATGTCATAGAACTGACAGAGGATTCTATTCGCGTTGCTGGTAAAGTGCCATCGGGTATTGAATTGGTGGATACTACTAGTTCTGGGATGGTGAGCGCTAAAGTCTTGCAAGAACGCCAACGCATGGCTTCAGAAGGTATTGTCACCATCGCCGCCGCCATCGATTGGAACGGCAAGCTACTAGCTAAACCAGAAATTCACCTGCGGGGTGTAGTCACAAGTGTAGAGCGATCGCTTGTGCAAAAATGGGTACAACAGCGCATTGAAGAAATCCTCGGCGTTCGTTGGTCAGAATTTGCCCAGCCGACTGAAAACGAGCAATTAGAAGTAGATTGGGGTGGATTGCAAGGGACTTTAGAGCGAGAATTACAGCGTTCTATCCGTCGAGAATTACAATGTCAACCAACAGTGACATTATTGATGCAAATTCCTGATGAACCGCCAGTGAAGGTTGCTGATGGTAGAAGACGGCGGACTCGGACTGCAGCGCAGGTTGCATCTTAA
- the rpmF gene encoding 50S ribosomal protein L32 produces MAVPKKKTSKSKRDKRRATWRHKAVVEAQKALSLGKSILTGRSTFVYPTAEDEDADEES; encoded by the coding sequence ATGGCTGTTCCTAAGAAGAAAACATCCAAATCCAAAAGAGACAAACGCCGCGCTACTTGGAGGCATAAGGCTGTTGTTGAAGCTCAAAAAGCACTCTCTCTCGGTAAATCGATTTTGACTGGACGTTCTACATTTGTCTATCCAACTGCTGAAGACGAGGACGCAGACGAAGAATCATAA
- a CDS encoding sulfite oxidase-like oxidoreductase: MLGKFFQKPEAQDSERVPPGQHLTKGFPVLTYGATPKITTEEWEFRVWGLVKPVAFTWKDFMALPQHEFTADFHCVTRWSKLDVKWTGIKVTDFFSLIELDPKAAHVMEHCYGGYTTNIAIADLVKEENFFAFKAFGEPLTAEHGGPMRLVVPHLYAWKSAKWINGLEFLEREELGFWERNGYHTRGEPWAEERYSSI; encoded by the coding sequence ATGCTAGGAAAATTTTTTCAGAAACCAGAGGCGCAAGATAGCGAACGGGTTCCTCCAGGACAACACTTAACCAAGGGTTTTCCGGTATTAACTTATGGTGCAACGCCTAAAATTACCACGGAAGAATGGGAATTTCGGGTTTGGGGATTGGTAAAACCCGTCGCCTTTACCTGGAAAGATTTTATGGCGTTACCTCAGCACGAATTTACAGCGGACTTCCACTGTGTAACGCGCTGGTCTAAACTCGATGTCAAGTGGACGGGGATTAAGGTGACAGATTTCTTCAGTCTGATTGAGTTAGATCCCAAAGCAGCCCATGTTATGGAACACTGTTATGGGGGTTATACCACTAATATTGCGATCGCTGACCTTGTGAAAGAAGAAAACTTCTTCGCTTTTAAAGCTTTTGGTGAACCGTTAACAGCAGAACACGGTGGGCCAATGCGGTTAGTTGTTCCCCATCTGTATGCTTGGAAAAGTGCCAAGTGGATTAATGGTTTAGAGTTTTTAGAACGCGAAGAACTTGGGTTTTGGGAGCGTAATGGCTATCATACCCGTGGCGAACCTTGGGCAGAGGAGCGTTATAGCAGCATCTAG
- a CDS encoding Mo-dependent nitrogenase C-terminal domain-containing protein, translating to MKVFDNTTKRIFLASWVSISHTEASNTPVTQLQEPTPKVFCDVLLPLRRQVDNIQVRDRQLAHRLCQLIPSQCPFERDVKLFGKTLFHIPPMCKLNPLYEEVVSLRFRAMCYLADECGEDISQYC from the coding sequence ATGAAGGTATTTGATAATACCACAAAAAGAATTTTTCTTGCAAGCTGGGTGTCAATAAGCCACACAGAAGCTAGCAACACCCCTGTAACCCAGCTGCAAGAGCCAACTCCCAAAGTTTTTTGTGATGTTCTTTTACCCCTGCGACGACAGGTAGACAATATTCAAGTACGCGATCGCCAACTAGCCCACCGCCTGTGCCAACTGATCCCTTCTCAGTGTCCCTTTGAGCGTGATGTCAAACTATTCGGCAAAACCCTGTTTCACATTCCGCCAATGTGCAAACTCAACCCCTTGTATGAAGAAGTAGTTAGCTTACGTTTTCGAGCTATGTGCTATTTAGCTGATGAATGTGGAGAGGATATTTCTCAGTACTGTTAA
- a CDS encoding caspase family protein, with the protein MANYWAIVIGINQYDLFQPLRCAQADAEALKAFLVEEAGFKPQNCLLMTDTSPPIRDKSTYPTKENILLLLEDFAASSWQPQDHVWLFFSGYGINYKGNDYLMPVEGNPDLVQETGIEVRSLMQSLQLADLYVLLMLDINRAFGTQADAPVGQETIELAQELQLATILSCQPEQFSHESSELGHGFFTAALLAALNSGHGSSLTDLANYLSTLTPQLCQHHWRPTQNPVTVIPSQQQPILPYLEKQGSDRTPAKSEAAPVIFPEESFAVALAAPTLEENSAKSTPKLTKTGVWPESQGVETTVNPRAEHLKLPTSTAWIENLKSELVSQPRSAPSRSVKQQPQMLPSSQETSGGGRYIPNTSQTNFERSPKNQANASFWQQLLWWGGGCILIVSLVAIVFLRNQTRFKSQEILRTPPNAGTGDTRVINTSPNTSAPNAAAPTPVKNPPISEFAPSSQSKKRNQAVLDLAKMSLRQTQASDLNLAIATAKKIKPGEPLYEQAQENIQIWSRMILDLAEGRAQQRQYANAVAAAQLITKEADVYPKAQASINQWRLEAKQYVSNRTLLDAANGLIKPGQASTYNRAIEVAKKVPPGQPGFDMAQKSINKWSERILDIAKTRASQGDLNAAIETAALIPESTAAYEDTQEAIQKWQVRRIKK; encoded by the coding sequence ATGGCAAATTACTGGGCGATTGTTATTGGCATCAATCAATATGATTTATTTCAACCTTTACGTTGCGCCCAAGCTGATGCTGAGGCGCTAAAGGCATTTTTAGTAGAAGAAGCCGGTTTTAAACCGCAAAACTGCCTGCTAATGACGGATACTTCGCCGCCAATTAGAGATAAATCCACTTATCCCACAAAGGAGAATATTCTCCTTTTATTAGAGGACTTCGCAGCCTCATCTTGGCAACCGCAAGACCACGTGTGGTTATTCTTCAGCGGTTACGGGATTAACTACAAAGGAAATGATTATTTAATGCCAGTGGAAGGAAACCCTGACCTTGTGCAGGAGACTGGTATAGAAGTGCGATCGCTCATGCAAAGTCTCCAACTGGCTGACTTGTATGTGTTGCTGATGCTGGATATCAACCGCGCTTTTGGCACTCAAGCAGATGCTCCGGTTGGACAAGAAACCATAGAACTCGCGCAAGAACTACAACTCGCCACAATTCTTTCTTGCCAACCAGAGCAATTTTCCCACGAAAGTAGCGAACTAGGTCATGGATTCTTCACAGCAGCGTTGTTAGCAGCTTTAAATTCTGGTCATGGCAGTAGTTTGACAGATTTAGCCAATTATCTCAGCACTCTCACGCCGCAATTATGCCAACACCATTGGCGACCCACACAAAATCCTGTCACCGTTATCCCATCACAACAGCAACCAATTTTGCCATATTTGGAAAAACAGGGAAGCGATCGCACACCAGCCAAAAGCGAAGCAGCTCCCGTGATTTTTCCCGAAGAATCTTTTGCTGTCGCCCTAGCAGCCCCCACCCTCGAAGAGAATTCCGCCAAATCTACGCCTAAGTTGACAAAAACAGGCGTTTGGCCAGAATCCCAAGGGGTGGAAACCACTGTCAACCCCAGAGCCGAGCATTTAAAGCTGCCAACATCTACAGCATGGATTGAGAATCTCAAGTCGGAACTGGTTTCCCAACCACGTTCTGCCCCAAGTCGGAGCGTCAAACAGCAACCCCAAATGCTCCCTTCTTCCCAAGAGACATCTGGGGGAGGCAGGTATATTCCCAATACTTCCCAAACTAATTTTGAGCGATCGCCCAAAAATCAGGCAAACGCCTCATTTTGGCAACAGCTTTTATGGTGGGGCGGCGGCTGCATACTGATAGTCAGTTTAGTAGCAATAGTTTTTCTGCGTAATCAAACCAGATTTAAAAGTCAGGAAATCTTAAGAACACCGCCGAATGCTGGCACTGGTGACACAAGAGTCATCAACACTTCACCAAATACTAGCGCTCCCAATGCCGCCGCACCAACTCCAGTCAAAAATCCCCCCATCTCGGAATTTGCTCCTAGTTCCCAATCAAAAAAGCGGAACCAAGCGGTGTTAGATCTGGCGAAAATGTCACTGCGACAAACTCAGGCTAGCGATTTGAATTTAGCGATCGCTACAGCTAAAAAAATTAAACCAGGCGAACCCCTATATGAACAAGCTCAAGAAAATATTCAAATTTGGAGCCGGATGATTTTAGACTTAGCAGAGGGACGCGCTCAACAAAGACAGTATGCAAATGCAGTTGCAGCCGCTCAATTAATCACTAAAGAAGCAGATGTTTATCCCAAAGCTCAAGCTTCAATTAATCAATGGCGACTGGAAGCCAAACAGTATGTCAGCAACAGAACCCTTTTAGATGCCGCTAATGGCTTAATTAAACCCGGACAAGCCTCTACCTACAATCGGGCGATCGAAGTTGCCAAAAAAGTCCCACCAGGACAACCAGGCTTTGATATGGCGCAAAAATCAATCAATAAATGGAGTGAAAGAATTTTAGATATCGCCAAAACCCGCGCCTCCCAAGGAGATTTGAACGCCGCCATTGAAACCGCTGCCTTAATCCCAGAATCTACAGCCGCCTATGAAGATACTCAAGAAGCAATCCAAAAATGGCAAGTGAGGCGAATTAAAAAGTAG